From Halobaculum halobium:
GGGGATCGCGAACGCCGTCGAAGCGACCAGCAAGGAGGAGCAGATTCACGGACTGTTCGGTGTCGAACTCGTGGAGACGATTCGCGAGGAGAATCCGGACCTCTTCGACGAGGACTTCGAAGAAGAGGTCCAAGCGGCCTGTCAGCAGGCGTTCGAGGCAGAGATGAAGATACTGGACTGGATTTTCGGTGAGGGCGAACTGGAGTTCCTTCCCCGGGCGCACGTCGACGCGTTCCTGCGGGACCGGTTCAATCAGAGCCTCGAGAACGTCGGTGTCGAGCCGATATTCGACCCGGACGATGACCTGCTCGAGGAGACACGGTGGTTCGACGAGGACATCATGATGACAAAGGATAACGACTTCTTCAGCAAGCGGTCGACCACGTACAACAAACACGCACAGAGCGTCACCGCGGAGGATATGTTCTAACGATGGCACAAACAGAACCAGCACTCGACGAGGTCAACCAGCAGCACGAGGAACCGTTCTACTGGCTGAACGAGGACAGCCGGGCGTTCCTCGACGACGGGTACCTGATCGAGGGCGTCACGGCCGAGGAGCGGGTCAGGGAGATCGCGGAGCGGGCCGAGGAGATCCTAGACGACGACGGCTTCGCGGACAAGTTCTACGACTACATGAGTCGGGGCTTCTACAGCCTCGCGAGTCCGGTGTGGTCGAACTTCGGTCTGGACCGAGGCCTGCCCATCAGCTGCTTCGGTAGTTACATGGAGGACAACATGGAGAGCATCCTCTACACGCAGGCCGAAGTGGGCGAGATGACCAAGCTGGGCGGCGGGACCAGCGGGTACTTCGGCGAAATCCGGCCCCGAGGCAGCCCGATCACGAACAACGGCAAGAGCAACGGGAGCTACAGCTTCACCGAGCTGTTCGACACTATCATCAACGTCGTCAGCCAGGGCGAGACGCGGCGCGGCCAGTTCGCGGGGTACATCGACGTTGAACACGACGACCTAGACGAGTGGCTCAACATCAAGACCGAGGGCGACCCCGTACAGGACATCTACTACGGCGTCATCATCGGTGACGATTGGTTCCGGGCGATGGTCGATGGCGACGAGGAGAAGCGAGAGACGTGGGCAGAGATCATAGAGACGCGGATTAACATCGGTGTCCCGTATATCATCTTCCGGGACAACATGAATGACGGGAAGCCACAGGTCTACAAGGACAGGGGCTACGAGATCAACGGCTCCAACCTGTGTACCGAGATCGCGCTGCCAGCCACGCCAAACGAGAGTTTCGTCTGTTGTCTCTCGTCGATGAACGCGCTCCACTACGACGAGTGGAAGGATACCGACGCAGTAGAGACGCTGACGCGGTTCCTCGACGCCGTCATGGAGGAGTTCATCCAAGAGGCGGAGGGGACGCAGTTCATGGAACGCCCAGTACGGTTTGCGAAACGGCACAGGGCGATCGGCATCGGCGTCCTCGGCTGGCACAGCTACCTCCAGAGCGAGATGATTCCGTTCGACAGTATGGAGGCCATGGAGAAAAACGAGGCAATCTTCCGCACGATCAAGGAGCGAAGTTACGAGGAGAGTCGTCGGCTCGCCGACGAGTTCGGCGAGCCGGAGGTGCTCGAGGGCTACGGTCGCCGGAACGCGACGACGATGAGCGTGGCCCCGACGAAATCCAGCAGTGTCATCCTGGGGCAGGTCAGTCCGAGCATCGAACCGCTGAAATCGAACTACTTCGTCCGCGACGGTGCGAAGCTGAAGTCGACGCAGAAGAACCGGTTCCTCGAGGCGATACTGAAAGAGCGAGGCAGAGACGAGCGCGAGGTTTGGGACAGCATCGCACAGAACGACGGGAGCGTGCAACACCTCGACTGCCTGACCGACGAGGAGAAGGAGGTGTTCAAAACCTTCGCCGAGATCCCACAGATGGCGATCATCAACCAGGCAGCGCAGCGGCAGAAACATATCGATCAGGCACAGAGCCTGAACGTCTCGATCGATCCGAGCGAAGTGAGCGTCAAGGAGATCAACCAACTCTACATCGAGGCTTGGAAGAAAGGGGTGAAGAGTCTCTACTACCAACACAGCGTGAACGCCGCACAGAAGTTCAGCCGAGACATCCTCGAATGCAAGGCCTGTGAGAGCTGATCTCCCATCGGCCGGTATGATAGAGCGGTTAATGTAAACTACGCACACCTATTTACCAGACGTTCCAGACCGGTTTTAGAATGAAGAAAGAGTGCTTTGACCTACTGCTAAGAGCGTGATCTCCTGCAAGCCCGACGCCAGTCTCGATAGGGAGTCTCTCCGCGCCGGCGAGCGGTGAGGCGCTTCCGATGGAGCAAGAGTTCAAACAGGGCTACCGGATGCATCGGATACTCAGCAATCTCGACCGACTCGACGTCGACCGATTGGACGACGCGGATCGAGAGCGAGTCGAGACCGCGAGAGACCTCCTGGAAGAGGTGAGCCTTCTCACGCGGCCGGGCGACGGAGCCGGGGCGGACGCCCACGCAGATTCCTAACTGGCGTCGCCGACCACGACCAGGGGGGCACCTCTCGCGTCGGTTTATCGCCCCCGACAGGGGTGCGGGGGCGACCCCGTGAAGTCCAGACATGGCGACACTGCAAGCTGCGACGACGTCGACTGGCGCGATCGTATCGGATCCGCAGGCAGTCCGCGAGCTCTGTGAGAGCTACTGCTTCGGGACGCTCGACTGGGAGGTGACCGAAGACGGAGAGCTCACCATCTGGGGGTACGACGACTTCGAGGTGTACGAGGCGCGGGAGAACGGCCTCCCGGACTACGAGGGGGGCATCGTGACCCACGAATTCCTGCGAGAACTCGCCGACCACCTCGAAGCCGACGAAGAGTTCGATATCCAGACGGCGGGGTTCACCAAGTGCCGCTTCCCAGTCCTGGCGAAGCGGTAAGTCGTTCGCGACGGCGAAGTCCTCCACGCGGACCTCAGTTCCCCCGACCCGATCGACGAGTAGCATTAGTTTCCGATACTGTTTCTTTATTTAGAGTGAGAGCTGAAACAGCTGGTCAGTACAGAGCATAGATGCATCAGAGCCGCCACTACAGGGACGTGAGCAAACGGAGTGAAAACGATCTCCGGCATTTATATTGGATTAATTAACATTTGCGGCGTCTTTCCACTGGTTCATAATGTCGTTGCTAAGACGGCCAGAGTCGTACTGGAAGCGTTTCCCCGTTTGGACGCCTTCGGCGACCTCTTTTACGTCATCGGCATAATCCGGGTCCCAGCCTTTTTCAGCGACTAACCAGGCTCTGATTGCTTCAGGATCGAAGCTGATGCCGTTGCTATGGAGGGTTTTGAAGATCTCGATACAGGTAGCACGATCTGACGAATGCGTGATCCCAGTCGAGGTGTTGACCAATGCATCGAGCGTGTCGACAGCTTCCTTGGCGACCGGATTATCGATTTCTGGTGCATCGCCACTCGCATCTGATTGGAGTGCTGACGCGCCCCAGGTATCGATCCAGAACTGGACGGTGTCCTTCGACCAAGGCACGACGAGCACATCGGTCACAC
This genomic window contains:
- a CDS encoding ribonucleoside-diphosphate reductase subunit alpha — its product is MAQTEPALDEVNQQHEEPFYWLNEDSRAFLDDGYLIEGVTAEERVREIAERAEEILDDDGFADKFYDYMSRGFYSLASPVWSNFGLDRGLPISCFGSYMEDNMESILYTQAEVGEMTKLGGGTSGYFGEIRPRGSPITNNGKSNGSYSFTELFDTIINVVSQGETRRGQFAGYIDVEHDDLDEWLNIKTEGDPVQDIYYGVIIGDDWFRAMVDGDEEKRETWAEIIETRINIGVPYIIFRDNMNDGKPQVYKDRGYEINGSNLCTEIALPATPNESFVCCLSSMNALHYDEWKDTDAVETLTRFLDAVMEEFIQEAEGTQFMERPVRFAKRHRAIGIGVLGWHSYLQSEMIPFDSMEAMEKNEAIFRTIKERSYEESRRLADEFGEPEVLEGYGRRNATTMSVAPTKSSSVILGQVSPSIEPLKSNYFVRDGAKLKSTQKNRFLEAILKERGRDEREVWDSIAQNDGSVQHLDCLTDEEKEVFKTFAEIPQMAIINQAAQRQKHIDQAQSLNVSIDPSEVSVKEINQLYIEAWKKGVKSLYYQHSVNAAQKFSRDILECKACES
- a CDS encoding DUF1889 family protein is translated as MSQNDRTSWFIDSEGPNEEAVELAFAWVQQLGEQHEEKRDAVLAVNTKKQLDGVVSTVIGDQAAKALNKKKPVGVGEAEIQLMTKRIDPSGWQSGPVLAIYPDKDLLDKIDGMYGVTDVLVVPWSKDTVQFWIDTWGASALQSDASGDAPEIDNPVAKEAVDTLDALVNTSTGITHSSDRATCIEIFKTLHSNGISFDPEAIRAWLVAEKGWDPDYADDVKEVAEGVQTGKRFQYDSGRLSNDIMNQWKDAANVN